TTAAGAAAATGAGGTGCATTGCCCCATTGAATGTTGCTAAATGATCCTTGTGGGTTATTTCCATTTCCAACCGCTAACACAACTAAGCCAAGATTATTTGTAGTAGCTGTTTGTGTTTCGCTGTAAATGACATTTCCGTTAGCATTGTTTTCTACTATACTAAATCGGAAGGCTACATTTTGGTTAGGCAAAACATTGCCTTGTGCATCGCGCACAACAGCCTGATACGAAAAACTCTGTGGCACTTGAGCCATAAGAGTAGAAATTTGAAAAGTAAAAAGAAGTAACCACAAAGTTTTGTTTTTAATCTTTTTAACATTGTTTTTCATGTATAATTATTTTTTAATTTTTAAATTAAGGTCACATGGAATACGCCATTCGAATAAAGAGCAAGGCTTATTTGTGAGTGATAATTTCATTTTCGGTTGCTGTGAATTTATTCTCATGGCTATTTCATAGTAGTAATAATTTTTAATACAAAGATAATTTAAAAATATAAAATAGCAAATTTATATTTATAATATAAAATTCAGAAAATAAGCTATATAGATACGATTTGTTAATAAATTACCACGAAATGTTAATAAAAAAAATGCAAAATTGATTAAAGCGAAGAATTGATATTAATCAATTATGTAATTATCAATAAAGTTTACACTTTTTGATATTAATTTGTACATAATTTCATCTTCTTGAATAAATTGAACTTCTTTTCGATACGAATGGATTAATTTTTCTAATATAGGACTAGTTTTTAATGGCCGACGAAATTCAAGTGCTTGTGCTGCATTGAAAAGTTCTATTGCTAATATTCGTTTGGTATTTTGTGCTACTTTAAATGCTTTAGTTGCAGCATTGGCTCCCATGCTCACATGATCTTCTTGTCCTTGAGATGATTCTATGCTATCGACCGAGGCTGGAGTACAAAGCTGCTTGTTTTGGCTAACGATAGATGCCGCCGTGTATTGAGGGATCATGAAGCCAGAATTCAAACCAGGATGTGCAACTAAAAATGGGGGCAGTCCTCTTTTACCGCTAATAAGCTGATAGGTTCGGCGTTCGGAAATATTGCCCAGTTCAGCTAAAGCTATACTTAAGTTATCGAGCGATAGGGCTAAAGGTTGACCATGAAAATTACCGGCAGATATAATTAAATCTTCATCGGGGAAAATGGTTGGGTTGTCCGTTACAGCATTTATTTCACAATAGATGACGTTTGCAACATAGTTGATGGTATCTTTTGAGGCACCATGTACTTGTGGAATGCAACGGAATGAATAAGGATCTTGTACGTGTTTTTTGGGTTGTTTTATAATTTCGCTATCTTCAAGTAATTTTCTAAAATGCTGTGCGGTATCAATTTGTCCTTGATGAGGTCGAATGGTTTGTATAAGTGGATGAAAGGGTTCTATGCGGCCATCGAATGCATCTAATGATAAAGCACCAATAATATCGGCAAATTTTGATATTTTAAATGCTTCTAAAACAGTCATAACAGCATATGCTGCCATGAATTGAGTTCCATTTAGTAAAGCTAAGCCCTCTTTTGATTGCAATTCAATGGGATGCCAGTTTAATTTGCGAAAAACTTCTTCGGTTGAACATTTATGACCATTGTAATATACTTCACCCAATCCAAGTAAAGGTAAAGATAAATGGGCCAATGGTGCCAAATCGCCCGATGCACCTAATGACCCTTGTTGATAAACAACGGGGAAAATATTATGGTTAAACATATCAACCAAACGTTGTACAGTTATTAGTTGAACGCCACTATGCCCTTGTGCTAACGATTGAATTTTTAATAATAGCATGAGCTTTACTATTTCTTGTGGCACTTCATCGCCTATACCGCATGCATGCGACATTACAAGATTTTTTTGTAGAGTGGCTAGTTCATTATGCGAAATACTTACATTGCATAAAGCACCAAATCCGGTAGTAACACCATATATTGGAGTCGGATCATTCTTTATTTTATTATCTAAATATTGTCTGCAATGATTTATTTTTTTTATTGCATTTTCTGATAGTGCAATTTGAATATTATTTTTTAAAATTCTTTCTATTGTTTCAAAGTTTAACGGTTGAGACGAAATATAATATACTTCCATAAATTATAATTTTAGTTAATTATTTAATAAAAAAGGAAAAAATAACTAAGTTATCTCTTTATTAAAAAAGACTTGTGCGATTTAGCTTTATCAAATATTGTAACAAAGAAGTCATTCAATGTAATTGATTATATGGCAAAAATAAATATTTATTTTTTTAAATAGAATGATTTTTTGCAGTTTCAAAATAATAGGAAGTAATTATTTTTTTAGGTAGTTAAAATATTGGTTAAGAATTTCTTCAGCGGCAGCAATAGAGCTTATTTGGTGTTTAACAACTTTTTGTTCCATTTCGGGTAAAATTTGTTGAATGACGGGTGTATTGTAAAAATGTTCTTTTAATAAGTCAGTTATCGTTTCGAACATCCAGTATTTAGCTTGCGATCGACGACGTATATCGAAATATTGATTATTTTTTACAAATGCAAAATATTGTTCTAATGTTTCCCAAATATTATTCATGCCAAATCCAGTTAATGAAGAGCAAGTTAATACTTTGGGTTTCCAACCCGATTCGGGTAGGGGCAAATATTGCAAGGCATTTTTATATTCACGAGCAGCTACTTCACATTTACGTTGATTAATGCCATCGGCTTTGGTTATGGCTATAATGTCGGACATTTCCATGATACCACGTTTGATCCCCTGCAATTCATCGCCAGCGCCGGCAAGCATAAGTAGCAAAAAAACATCAACCATACTATGTACAACTGTTTCGGATTGACCAACGCCAACTGTTTCAATAAAAATAACATTAAAACCGGCAGCTTCGCATAAAATAATCGATTCGCGAGTTCGGCGGGCAACGCCACCCAAATTACAGCCCGAAGGGCTTGGACGTATAAAAGCATTTGGTTGGGTAGAGAGATGCTCCATACGGGTTTTATCGCCTAATATGCTGCCACCACTACGTTCGCTACTTGGATCAATAGCCAAAACAGCAAGTTTATAACCTTTTTCAATTATAATATTACCAAACGATTCAATAAAGGTACTTTTTCCGACGCCAGGAATGCCTGTAATACCAATGCGGATTGAATTGCCCGATAATGGCAAACAACCTTCAACGATTTGACGAGCTAAAGTTCGATGTTCTGGTAAAGTACTTTCAATTAAGGTTATGGCTTTACTTAAAATTGTTCTGTTTCCACTTTTTATGCCTTCAATATAATCATTGAGAGTAAGAATCTTTTTTTTTCTCGATAATTGGTTAAGGTTAGGATTTAGATTAGGAGGTTGTTCAATGCCTTCCTGAACCTTTAGAGCACTATGGGTGTCTTTTTTTTTCATTTATTCGGCAGAAACTGTTGAATTTTGAAGTTGTATAGCAAATTGTTTTCCTGCTTCTACATAGGGGCTATCGTCAAAAAGACTGAACTTACTTATTAAACCATCATTTAAAAGTTTAAATTTAAGTTGGCCGGCTGTAGCATTGATGATTTTAGCTGCTTCGCCACTCCATCCAAAACTGCCAAACGACATAAAAAGTTTTCCTTTGTCGCGAATAGGATTAACTACAGCAAACAATCGATAAACGGGCAATAGTGTATTTTGGTTGATGGTGGGAGAGCCTATCATTAGCCCATCAGCTAAAGTTAATAAAGAGTCTATTTCGCCTAATTCCATTTTTTCAATGTCGGCAAGAATAACTTTTATTTGGTCAATGCTTTGGGCACCTTTTGCTAATGCTTCTGCCATTTTTTTTGTGTAACCATATGCTGAAATGTAAGTAATAACCAATGTTTTTTGTTGATGCTCTGTTTGTGATAGATATTCTTTAGCGTAACGTTCGCTAAGTTCTACTTTTTCTTTCCAAGTTTGACGTAAGATAGGTCCATGTCCAGTACAGATAGCAGCTATTTCGAGCGGTTTTATTTTTTCAATGGCTTTTAGCATAAATTTGCTATAAGGCTTTAAAATTACATCAAAATAATATTTGAAAGCGTCGTCGTATTCGGGAACAAGATCATCGAAAACATTTTCGTGGCAAAAATGGGCTCCAAATGAATCGCAGGTAAATAAAAGTTTGTCTTCTACTAAATAGGTATAAATTGAATCTGGCCAATGTAAATTAGGGGCTGCAATAAATTTTAAGGTTTTATTGCCAAGTGATAGCGTGTCGCCATCTTTTACTGTTAACGATTTGAAAGGTATATCGACCATATCTTGTAAGTAACGTATGGCATTCCCACTCCCCACTACGGTTGCATTGGGAGCTATACGCAATAAGTGACGTAAACTACCGGAATGGTCGGGTTCGGTGTGGTCTAAAATGATGTAGCTTATTTCTTCTGGATTACATACAGCTTTTACTTTAGCTAAGTATTCGTCTTTAAATTTTTCTTTGGCAGTTTCGATAATTGTTTTTTTTTCGGCGTCGATAAAATATGAATTGTATGTTGTACCGTATTGAGTTTCCATTACGATATCGAAAGTAACAATATCGTAATCTAAAATGCCGATCCATTTAACATCCTGATTGACAGGTATTATATAATTATTGCTCATAATATTATATTTTTTTCAAAAATACTGAACAAAGTTAAAAATAATGCTGATGTTCGTCAATGATGTTTTTATTTATTTTTTGGATAAAAGCTTTTACAAACGTTGTACATTTCGAATTGAGAGCGAAAAGCTGGCTCGTCATCTTTTTTTATGATTTTATTTGATAAATGAAAATCAACGGTTCGAGCTTTTACATTATCCTTCCAGGAGCATTCAAAAATGGCTTTTATCTGATTTTGAATTTGCTTATCGTAAATAGGCGATAAAACCTCAAAACGTGTATCTAAATTTCGGGGCATTAAA
This region of Bacteroidales bacterium genomic DNA includes:
- a CDS encoding FprA family A-type flavoprotein, which codes for MSNNYIIPVNQDVKWIGILDYDIVTFDIVMETQYGTTYNSYFIDAEKKTIIETAKEKFKDEYLAKVKAVCNPEEISYIILDHTEPDHSGSLRHLLRIAPNATVVGSGNAIRYLQDMVDIPFKSLTVKDGDTLSLGNKTLKFIAAPNLHWPDSIYTYLVEDKLLFTCDSFGAHFCHENVFDDLVPEYDDAFKYYFDVILKPYSKFMLKAIEKIKPLEIAAICTGHGPILRQTWKEKVELSERYAKEYLSQTEHQQKTLVITYISAYGYTKKMAEALAKGAQSIDQIKVILADIEKMELGEIDSLLTLADGLMIGSPTINQNTLLPVYRLFAVVNPIRDKGKLFMSFGSFGWSGEAAKIINATAGQLKFKLLNDGLISKFSLFDDSPYVEAGKQFAIQLQNSTVSAE
- the hutH gene encoding histidine ammonia-lyase — protein: MEVYYISSQPLNFETIERILKNNIQIALSENAIKKINHCRQYLDNKIKNDPTPIYGVTTGFGALCNVSISHNELATLQKNLVMSHACGIGDEVPQEIVKLMLLLKIQSLAQGHSGVQLITVQRLVDMFNHNIFPVVYQQGSLGASGDLAPLAHLSLPLLGLGEVYYNGHKCSTEEVFRKLNWHPIELQSKEGLALLNGTQFMAAYAVMTVLEAFKISKFADIIGALSLDAFDGRIEPFHPLIQTIRPHQGQIDTAQHFRKLLEDSEIIKQPKKHVQDPYSFRCIPQVHGASKDTINYVANVIYCEINAVTDNPTIFPDEDLIISAGNFHGQPLALSLDNLSIALAELGNISERRTYQLISGKRGLPPFLVAHPGLNSGFMIPQYTAASIVSQNKQLCTPASVDSIESSQGQEDHVSMGANAATKAFKVAQNTKRILAIELFNAAQALEFRRPLKTSPILEKLIHSYRKEVQFIQEDEIMYKLISKSVNFIDNYIID
- the meaB gene encoding methylmalonyl Co-A mutase-associated GTPase MeaB, coding for MKKKDTHSALKVQEGIEQPPNLNPNLNQLSRKKKILTLNDYIEGIKSGNRTILSKAITLIESTLPEHRTLARQIVEGCLPLSGNSIRIGITGIPGVGKSTFIESFGNIIIEKGYKLAVLAIDPSSERSGGSILGDKTRMEHLSTQPNAFIRPSPSGCNLGGVARRTRESIILCEAAGFNVIFIETVGVGQSETVVHSMVDVFLLLMLAGAGDELQGIKRGIMEMSDIIAITKADGINQRKCEVAAREYKNALQYLPLPESGWKPKVLTCSSLTGFGMNNIWETLEQYFAFVKNNQYFDIRRRSQAKYWMFETITDLLKEHFYNTPVIQQILPEMEQKVVKHQISSIAAAEEILNQYFNYLKK